In the genome of Streptomyces sp. NBC_00433, the window GGCGGCACCCGCCGCGGCCCACGCCGCCGGGGACGCGGTCGACGGCTCGCCGAGGCGGCCGAGCGCCGTCCCCGGGACCGCGGCGATCGCCAGCGCGGGCGGCTTGCGCCACAGGACCTCCGGCGTCGGGACCGGCGCCAGGGCCATCGCCGCGACCTCGACGTCGAGCCGCGCCTGATCGGCGTCCACCTTCAGGAACACGTCGCCGACGCGCAGGGTCGCGCGCTCGGAGTGGGCGACGACGACCTCGACCTCATCCATGGGGGACCACTATCCCGGGGACGCACGTCTACGTCGCCGCGTTTCTCGCGCGGCTGACCGCGTCCACTTCCTCGGCGCACGTCAACTCGCCTGTCGACTCAGCCAGGTTGAAAACCGCTCAATCTCTGCCCGATCGGATGGTGCGGTGCCGTTCCGCAACGTTAGGGTGACTCATGGCTACCGGGTTAGTGGTGGATGGCAGCGGGTTCGAGCTGGTCGTTGACGGCCGGCGGGTCGGTCCGCGTCGCGTGTTGCAGGCTTCTGATGTCGGCCTGCTGACTGCTGTCGCGGGCCGGTATGTGGATGCCGTGCGGGGCGGTTCCAGGGACCAGGCGTTGCTCGTGGTGGGGCGTGAGCTGTATCGGTGGCTGGATGGTGACCTCGGCCAGTTGACGGGCCTGCTCGATGAGGCGCCGGCGCCGTTGGTCTTCGAGGTGCAGGCGCCCGCGAGGCCGTCCGCGGCGGCGTGGGCGCTGCTGCGGGCGCCGTTCGAGCTGCTGGCCGCCCCCGAGGGCGGGTTCCTCGCCGGGGAGCCGGAGTTGTTCGCCGTGGCGCGTCGGCTCGGTCGCCCGAGTCCGGCGCAGGCGCTGGACGGATACCGGCTCGGGGTGGCGTTCATGGCCTCGGCGCCGAGGGGCCAGCACGAACTGGACTTCGAGGCCGAGGAGATGGCCATCCTCAACGCCGTCGGGGCGACGAGCCTTGATCTCGTGGTCGAGGACTCCGGCAATCCCGAGCATCTCGGCCTGCGCCTGTCCGAGCTGGGTGGGATGCCGGTGGTTCACCTGTCGTGCCACGGGCTGCACAACTGGCGCTTCGGACCCGACGGGCCCGCCACACCCGTCCTGTTGATGGAGGACGATCTCGGGGACGGGTCATTGCTGAGCGCGGAGGCGCTGGTGGGCCTGTTGACTCCGCGGCCGCGGCTGGCGTTCGTGTCGGCTTGCCTGACCGCCACGGGTGCCGACGTGGCCGGGCACGTACCCGGCGGCGCCGGCCGCCGCGGCGGTCCGGCGGTCGAGCCCGGTGTGTCGGTGGCGCACTCGATGGCCACCGGGCTGATAGCCGCCGGGATTCCCGCGGTCATCGGCTGGGACGGCTCGGTCAGCGACCAGGCCGCCACGCGTTTCGCCGAACACCTCTACCGGCAGCTCAGCCGCCGTGTCGAGGTGGCCGAGGCGGTCGCCGACGCCCGCCGCCACCTGCTGGCGTGTCCCGATGAGCGGCAGCGCGCCGACTGGCACCTGGCGCGGCTGTGGGTGGGGCCGACCGGCGGCGGCCCGCTGGTCGGGGGAAACCTCAAGCGCCAGATGGTGCCGCCGCACCACGTGACCAAGACGTTCCTGGACCGCAAGCACCAACTGCCCGTCGCGGCGGCGGAGATGTTCGTCGGCCGCCGCCCGGAGTTGCAGCAGGCGCTGCGGGCCCTGCGCGGCCGGCAGAAGGCGGGGGTCCTGCTGCACGGGCAGGGCCGGTTGGGCAAGTCGAGCCTGGCCGGGCGGATCGCCGACCGCCACCCCAACCGGGCCGTCGCGGTCGTCTTCGGCGACTACAGCCCGTCGGCGATCCTCGACGCCATCGCCGACGCCGTCGCCGCCAACCCCGCCGCCCGCACTCTCCTAGACGACAGGCGCGCCGAGGTCCGCCGGCATTCGGACCGCCTCAAACCGCTCCTGACCGACCTGCTGGCCGGACCGTGCGCCCAGGAGGTCGACGATGTCCGCAAACCCCTCCTGCTGATCATCGACGACCTCGAACAGATCCTGGCCGCCGACCCTGACGGCCCGCACCGGCTCGACCCCGAGCACGCCGCCGTACTCGCCGACGTCCTCTCCGCGTTCGACCCCGCTGCCACCGACAGCCGACTGCTGGTCACCAGCCGCTTTACGTTCACCCTCAACGGTCTTGAGGCCCGGCTGGAACCGGTCCAGCTGCGGCCGCTGTCGCCGGCGGCCCAGCTCAAGCTCCAGCGTCGTCAGCAGGACCTGGCCCCCGCCGGGTTGCGGACCCAGCGCGCCGACCTGGCCCAGCGCGCGATGGACGTCAGCTCCGGCAACCCCGGATTGCAGGACCTCATCGGATTGCGCCTGGTCTACAGCAGCCAGGTCGACCAGGCCCGCGCCGAGGCCGCCGTCGCCGACATGGAGGCCTACCTCGACCAGGGCGACCTCCCGGCCGACAACGCCGACATCGGCGAATTCCTGGAGAACCTGGCCCTCGACGCCCTCCTCGACCAGGCCGGTCCCGCCCACCACGCCCTGCTGCGGGCCTGCACCCTCTTCACCGTCCCGGTCCCGCAACCCGTCATCGACGCCCTCGCCGCCGCAGTCGGCGGATCGGCGACACGCCTCCTGGGCCTCGGGCTCCTCGACGCCTTCCCCGACCAGCACCACCCTGCCACCCCGGCCGCGGCCGTCAACGCCCTCGCGGCCGGACGCCTGGCCCCGCTCACTTCTGACGAGGGGGCCGCCCTCGCCACGCTGGCCGTCGAACCGCTGTACGCCCAATGGGGCGGTGCCACACCCCGACCCGCCCGCGACACCGACCTGGACCTGCAACTGACCCGACTGGCGCTGGCCGCCGACAACCCGGCCATCACCGCCGGCTGCGCCGCCGCGGCCGTGTCCGCCCTGCGGGAAGGTCCGGCCTCCACCGCGGCCGAGTTCGGCCGCCACGCGATCACCCTCCTCGACCGCCACAACCACGAGGTGCCTGTCACCCTGTTACGGGCCGTCGCTGACGCGGCCCTCACCAGTGGCGACGGCAACCACGCCGACACCCTGCTCCTCCGTGCGGTCCAGCAGACCCAGAGCGGGGACCGGCAGACCGATGCGGCCGTGCACGCCACAGTCCTCTACGACCACGCCAGCCGCCTGATCACCCGCGGCGAGGTCGACCAGGCCGAGGACCTGCTCCACCAGGCCCTCCAACTGTTCACCGACGCGGGTGACACCCGCTCGGTCGCCGTCACCTGGGGAAAGATCGCCGACATCCTTGAGCAGCGTGGTGAGGTTGATGAGGCGTTGCGGATCCGCCGGGAGGTCGAACTCCCGGTGTACGAGCGAATCGGTGACACTCGCTCGGTCGCGGTCACCTGGGGAAGGATCGCCGACATCTTGGAGCGGCGGGGGGAGCCTGGTGAGGCGTTGCGGATCCGCCGGGAGGTCACCCTGCCGGTGTATGAGCGAATCGGTGACACTCGCTCGGTCGCGGTCACCTGGGGAAAGATCGCCGACATCCTCCAGCGGCGGGGGGAGCCTGATGAGGCGTTGCGGATCCGCCGGGAGGTCACCCTGCCGGTGTATGAGCGAATCGGTGACACCCGGTTGGTCGCGGTCACCTGGGGAAGGATCGCCGACATCTTCGAGCAGCGTGGTGAGGTTGATGAGGCGTTGCGGATCCGCCGGGAGGTCGAACTGCCGGTGTACGAGCGGATCGGTGACATCTACTCGGTCGCGGTCACCTGGGGTCAGATCGCCGACATCTTCGAGCAGCGTGGTGAGGTTGATGAGGCGTTGCGGATCCGCCGGGAGGTCGAACTGCCGGTGTATGAGCGGATCGGTGACGCCCGCTCGGTCGCGGTCACCTGGGGAAGGATCGCCGACATCTTCGTGCGGCGTGGTGAGGTCGATGAGGCGTTGCGGATTCGCCGGGAGGTTACTCTGCCGGTGCTCGAGCGCATCGGTGACACCCGCGAGGTTGCGATCGCCTGGGGCAGGATCGCCGACATCCTTGAGCAGCGTGGTGAGGTTGATGAGGCGTTGCGGATCCGCCGGGAGGTCGAACTGCCGGTGTACGAGCGGATCGGTGATGCCATCTCGGCTGAGGTCACCCGGGGCCAGATTGCCGACATCCTCGAACAGCGGGGCGAGGTCGACCTGGCCCTCGAACTGCGGCTCAAACGCTTGGAAGTCATTGAACGGCTCGGCGACATGGACGGCATTGCGAGGGCCAACTGGGACCTTGCCCGAATCGATCTCATTCGCCAGGATTTCGAGGCGGCGGCCCCCAGAGTGGCTACCTCATTTCAGCTCTTTCTGAAGCTTCAACGGCAGGATGGCATCGCGGTCGTCGGGGCTGCCTTGGGCCAAATTCTGCTGGCCGGGGGGGATCGCGAGCAGGCCCGACAGGTGCTTCAGACGAGCCGAGCCGCTGCCTCCAAGATCGGCTTTGCAGACGCTGTGGTCCAGCTTGACGAGCTACTGAAAGCCATCGCCGACGGAAACGAGGAATCATGATCATTGAGTTTGTCGGAGCGGACGTCGAAGCCGCCGGGAAGAGCGTCGCCGCGTTGACTGCAGGCTGGGGCTTCCATCCCGAACCAGCTCCGACTCCGGAGCAGGCGACCGGTGCGGAAACCAAGGGCGTCGATCCCGTCGCGGTGGCGTCCCTGGTCGTGTCCATTCCCTCGGCCATGCTCGCGGTCGCGGACATCACCGACCGTATCCTCAAACGGCGCCGCGCCGGCGAGCTCATCGAGCGCGCCCAACAGCTCTCCGCGCACGAGGCGTCGGCACGCCTCGTGCGCGAGGACCGGTCCGTCGACCTTGCCACTCTCACCCCCGACCAGCTTCTGGACCTCATCGCCGACGAGCCTTCAGCGACCTGAACCCGGGGAAGACCGGCGGGACCGTCTACGAGCGGATCCTTCCGCCTGCGACCCGACAACGGCACAGCCTCCAGAGCAATCAGGTGCGACCGAACGCTTGCGTTCCAGAAGGACGATCGGGCAGTTCAGCGCGTCGGCGATCTTGAGCAGATTCGCCGGAGTGGCGTTGCGCCGGCCTGACTCGATCTCGCCCATCAACTGCTCGGAAATCCCGACGCGTTCGGCGAGTGCCCGTTTGGTGAGGCCCGCCTTCTTCCGCGCCCACGTGACCGCTTCCGGCTCGTGGTCGAGCTTGGTCACGCGCTGTCGTTTACGACTGGCCGTCATCACTGTCCCGGAGGTG includes:
- a CDS encoding CHAT domain-containing protein is translated as MRGGSRDQALLVVGRELYRWLDGDLGQLTGLLDEAPAPLVFEVQAPARPSAAAWALLRAPFELLAAPEGGFLAGEPELFAVARRLGRPSPAQALDGYRLGVAFMASAPRGQHELDFEAEEMAILNAVGATSLDLVVEDSGNPEHLGLRLSELGGMPVVHLSCHGLHNWRFGPDGPATPVLLMEDDLGDGSLLSAEALVGLLTPRPRLAFVSACLTATGADVAGHVPGGAGRRGGPAVEPGVSVAHSMATGLIAAGIPAVIGWDGSVSDQAATRFAEHLYRQLSRRVEVAEAVADARRHLLACPDERQRADWHLARLWVGPTGGGPLVGGNLKRQMVPPHHVTKTFLDRKHQLPVAAAEMFVGRRPELQQALRALRGRQKAGVLLHGQGRLGKSSLAGRIADRHPNRAVAVVFGDYSPSAILDAIADAVAANPAARTLLDDRRAEVRRHSDRLKPLLTDLLAGPCAQEVDDVRKPLLLIIDDLEQILAADPDGPHRLDPEHAAVLADVLSAFDPAATDSRLLVTSRFTFTLNGLEARLEPVQLRPLSPAAQLKLQRRQQDLAPAGLRTQRADLAQRAMDVSSGNPGLQDLIGLRLVYSSQVDQARAEAAVADMEAYLDQGDLPADNADIGEFLENLALDALLDQAGPAHHALLRACTLFTVPVPQPVIDALAAAVGGSATRLLGLGLLDAFPDQHHPATPAAAVNALAAGRLAPLTSDEGAALATLAVEPLYAQWGGATPRPARDTDLDLQLTRLALAADNPAITAGCAAAAVSALREGPASTAAEFGRHAITLLDRHNHEVPVTLLRAVADAALTSGDGNHADTLLLRAVQQTQSGDRQTDAAVHATVLYDHASRLITRGEVDQAEDLLHQALQLFTDAGDTRSVAVTWGKIADILEQRGEVDEALRIRREVELPVYERIGDTRSVAVTWGRIADILERRGEPGEALRIRREVTLPVYERIGDTRSVAVTWGKIADILQRRGEPDEALRIRREVTLPVYERIGDTRLVAVTWGRIADIFEQRGEVDEALRIRREVELPVYERIGDIYSVAVTWGQIADIFEQRGEVDEALRIRREVELPVYERIGDARSVAVTWGRIADIFVRRGEVDEALRIRREVTLPVLERIGDTREVAIAWGRIADILEQRGEVDEALRIRREVELPVYERIGDAISAEVTRGQIADILEQRGEVDLALELRLKRLEVIERLGDMDGIARANWDLARIDLIRQDFEAAAPRVATSFQLFLKLQRQDGIAVVGAALGQILLAGGDREQARQVLQTSRAAASKIGFADAVVQLDELLKAIADGNEES
- a CDS encoding helix-turn-helix transcriptional regulator; protein product: MTKLDHEPEAVTWARKKAGLTKRALAERVGISEQLMGEIESGRRNATPANLLKIADALNCPIVLLERKRSVAPDCSGGCAVVGSQAEGSARRRSRRSSPGSGR